TTGCCCTGGAGGGGCTCTCCCTCCTGGTGTTCATGTCCAGTGACCTGCTGCTGTTCTACGTGCTGTTCGAGGCCACGCTGATCCCGATGTACTTCATGATTTCGGGGTTCGGAGGACCGGAGCGGGCTGCGGCCGCGGTGAAGTTCCTGCTGTTCTCGCTGGCCGGTGGCCTGGTGATGCTGGTCGGTGTCGCCGGCCTGTACGCCGTCTCCACAGCGGCCGGCGAACCGAGCCTGCTGATCCGCGACCTGGCAGCCCTCGATCTGGGGAGCGACCTCGGACGCTGGTTGTTCGCCGCGTTCTTCTTCGCCTTCGCCGTGAAGGCGCCGATGGCGGGGCTGCACACCTGGCTGCCTGACACCGCGGAGCAGGCCACCTCCGGGTCGTCGACGATGCTCGTCGGCATCCTCGACAAGATCGGCACCTTCGGGATGATCAAGATCTGCCTGGTGATCTTTCCGGAGGCTTCCCAGTGGGCCACGCCCCTGATCCTGGTGTGGGCGATCGTCTCGATGATTTACGGTGCCCTGATGGCGCTGGCCAGCCCCGACCTGCTGCGCTTCGTGTCCTACACATCCGTCAGCCACTTCGGGTTCATGGTGTTCGGCATCTTCGCGCTCACCACGCAGTCACTCGCCGGCTCGGTCTTCTACATGCTCAACCACGGCTTCTCCACCGCCGCGCTGTTCTTGGTCGTCGGTTTCCTCGTGAGACGCCGCGGCACCGCGGCCATCGAGGCCTATGGGGGAGTGCAGAAGACCGCCCCGGTGCTGGCTGGGTTCCTGCTGATGTCGGGCCTGTCGGCGCTGGCGCTGCCCGGCATGTCCAGTTTCGTCTCCGAGTTCCTGGTGATGGCGGGGTCCTGGCAGCGCTACCCGGTGCACACCGCGGTGCTCACCATCGGGATGGTGCTGGCCGCCTCCTATGTGCTCACCGTCTACAAGCGGACGATGACCGGTCCGGTCCGTGACGACGTGAGCAGGCACGTCAGCTCAGACCTTAGCCTGCGGGAACGCCTTGCCGTGGTGCCGCTGCTGGTGCTGCTGATCCTCTTCGGGTTCTTCCCGAAGCCGCTGCTGCAGGTGGCGGATGAGGCGGCCCGGAACGTGATGCAGACCGTCGGCGCGACCGATCCCGCCCCCACGATCCAGGAGAACTGATGAGCCTGCTTGAGATCAAAGTCCCGGACATGGAGTGGCTGCTTGAGGCCCCGCTGATCACGTTGCTGGTCGGCGCCACCCTGGGGGTGCTCTTCGAGGCCGTGATCCCCCGCGGGTACCGCTATCACACGCAGTCGGGGCTGGCGGCGCTGGTGACTGTGACGGCGCTGGGACTGACCCTCTACAACTGGGCAGGCGGGCAGTTCAAGATCATCGCTCCCGGCAGTATCGCCCTGGATGGTCCCGCGTATTTCTTCTGGTCGCTGCTGCTGCTGGCCGGACTGGGCGCGGTGGCGCTGTTCGCCGAACGGACCGTCGCGGGTGGGGTCTCAGCCTTCGCCGCCTCTGCAGCCACCGTCCCCGGGTCGCCGCTGGAGCGGGAGGCGGAGCGTCAGGAACACGAGCACACCGAGATCTTCCCGCTTCTGTTGTTCTCCCTGTTCGGGATGCTGCTGTTCGCGGCCGCGAACGACCTGCTGACGTTGTTCGTCGCCCTGGAGATCTTCTCGCTGCCGCTCTACCTGCTTTGCGGGATGGCGCGGCGGCGGCGCTGGCTGAGCCAGGAGGCGGCGCTGAAGTACTTCCTGCTCGGGGCTTTCAGCTCCGCGTTCTTCCTGTTCGGCGTGGCCCTGCTGTACGGGTACGCGGCGTCCTTCAGCTACGCCGGGGTGGCGCAGGCCATCGTCGAGGACCAGGCGCCGCGGGTGCTGCTGCTGGCGGGACTGGTGATGGTTGCCGTTGGCTTGCTGTTCAAGGTCGGCGCCGTGCCGTTCCACGCCTGGACTCCCGATGTCTACACCGGCGCGCCGACTCCTGTCACCGGTTTCATGGCGATCGCCACCAAGACGGCGGCCGTCGCCGCGCTGCTGCGGGTGTTCTACGTCGCCCTCGGCGGGGCGCGCTGGGATTGGCAGCCGGTCATCGCAGCTGTCGCGGTGGCGACGATGGTGGTCGGCGCGGTGGTGGGCCTGGTGCAGCAGGACATCAAACGCCTACTGGCCTACTCGTCCATCGCGCATGCCGGATTCATCCTGACCGGTCTCGTCGCGGCCGTCGGTGCGACCAGCCAGGGCGGTGTCTCCTCGGTGGGGTCCATTGCTTTCTATCTGCTGGCCTACGGGTTCGCGACCCTGGGCGGGTTCGGCATCATCACGATGGTGCGGCGTGCCGGGGGAGAGGCCAACGGGATCGCCGCCTGGCAGGGGTTGGGCAGGACCAACCCGCTCATCGCCGGGATCATGACGCTGTTCCTGCTCAGTTTCGCCGGCATCCCGCTGACGGCGGGGTTCGTCGGCAAACTGGTGGTCTTCGCTGCGGCCTGGCGGGGCGGCTATGGCTGGCTGGTGCTGGTCGCGGTGATCGCCAGCCTCGTTGCGGCCTTCTTCTACCTGAGGGTCGTGGTGGCCATGTGGTTCAAGGGCGCTGAGCGTGGCGAGCGGGGCACGGTGGCCGAGGCCTCGGGCTGGACCTGGGCTGTTGTCGCGGTGGCCGCTGTGGCGACGGTCGTCCTTGGGTTGGTTCCGGGTAGCATTCTTGATCTGGCGGCTGGTGCCGCACAGTTCATCCGCTGATCTCTGGAGTCACCTTGGCGCTCGACATCGAAGCCCTCTCGGTCCGTTTCGAGGAGCAGCTGCGGCGGGTCGCCGTGGCTGATTCCCCGTTCGTCACCGAGGTTGCCGGTCATCTCATAGCTGCTGGAGGCAAACGTTTCCGGCCCCAGCTGGTCTACCTGGCGTCGGAGTTCGGCGGCGGGGCAACCGAGGAGGACCTGTTGCGGGCCGCTCTCGTGATGGAGCTGACCCACGTGGCGAGCCTCTACCACGACGACGTCATGGATGAGGCCGAGCTGCGGCGGTCCGCGCCGTCCGCGAACTCCCGGTGGGGCAAC
The sequence above is drawn from the Arachnia rubra genome and encodes:
- a CDS encoding NADH-quinone oxidoreductase subunit M, whose product is MINSIPLLSILALLPLAGSLVLACMRGAAARVTGLGFALATTAAGVFVFVLGRGMPLVEEVPWIRMIGAFYALELEPMSAIMVLLTVILTPLVLIAEWRVGEAEGSRWPTRTFFALALALEGLSLLVFMSSDLLLFYVLFEATLIPMYFMISGFGGPERAAAAVKFLLFSLAGGLVMLVGVAGLYAVSTAAGEPSLLIRDLAALDLGSDLGRWLFAAFFFAFAVKAPMAGLHTWLPDTAEQATSGSSTMLVGILDKIGTFGMIKICLVIFPEASQWATPLILVWAIVSMIYGALMALASPDLLRFVSYTSVSHFGFMVFGIFALTTQSLAGSVFYMLNHGFSTAALFLVVGFLVRRRGTAAIEAYGGVQKTAPVLAGFLLMSGLSALALPGMSSFVSEFLVMAGSWQRYPVHTAVLTIGMVLAASYVLTVYKRTMTGPVRDDVSRHVSSDLSLRERLAVVPLLVLLILFGFFPKPLLQVADEAARNVMQTVGATDPAPTIQEN
- the nuoN gene encoding NADH-quinone oxidoreductase subunit NuoN translates to MSLLEIKVPDMEWLLEAPLITLLVGATLGVLFEAVIPRGYRYHTQSGLAALVTVTALGLTLYNWAGGQFKIIAPGSIALDGPAYFFWSLLLLAGLGAVALFAERTVAGGVSAFAASAATVPGSPLEREAERQEHEHTEIFPLLLFSLFGMLLFAAANDLLTLFVALEIFSLPLYLLCGMARRRRWLSQEAALKYFLLGAFSSAFFLFGVALLYGYAASFSYAGVAQAIVEDQAPRVLLLAGLVMVAVGLLFKVGAVPFHAWTPDVYTGAPTPVTGFMAIATKTAAVAALLRVFYVALGGARWDWQPVIAAVAVATMVVGAVVGLVQQDIKRLLAYSSIAHAGFILTGLVAAVGATSQGGVSSVGSIAFYLLAYGFATLGGFGIITMVRRAGGEANGIAAWQGLGRTNPLIAGIMTLFLLSFAGIPLTAGFVGKLVVFAAAWRGGYGWLVLVAVIASLVAAFFYLRVVVAMWFKGAERGERGTVAEASGWTWAVVAVAAVATVVLGLVPGSILDLAAGAAQFIR